The Fulvivirga ligni genome window below encodes:
- a CDS encoding type I restriction endonuclease subunit R — MSASQTNEQALEAAIEKALTGTCLEEMKEMDNIVQEAKSIYGSEKNYHFGVTNDFNAKYAIDETRFWHFLEETQKEELEKLQRSADWKLKILERYDRMVKKYGILRLLRKGLEVEDAHLTLLYQLPMASSSQAVKDSFSKNEFSVTRQVRYNLENPREEIDMVVFINGLAIATLELKNQWTGQNAKVHGIKQYKYDRDIRQPLLNFGRAIVHFAVDPDEVYMCTKLDRSKSFFLPFNKGHNNGKGNPPNPFGHKSNYLWEEVFTRESLANIIQHFVRFDGKATDALNKRTLFFPRYHQLDVVRRILKHASQNGVGHTYLIQHSAGSGKSNSITWAAYQLIEAYPEREELLGSKGMQNPLFDSVIVVTDRRLLDKQLRENIKEFSEVKNIVAPALSSKDLKDSLEQGKKIIITTIQKFPFIVDGIADLSDKRFAVIIDEAHSSQSGTAAGKMNQAMGQNEEEEADAQDKILKAMQARKMKGNASYLAFTATPKNATLERFGSKQEDGTFKPFHLYSMKQAIEEGFILDVLANYTTYKSYYEIEKSIEDNPLFDTKKAQKKLRAYVERDKRTIATKAEIMMEHFISKVYNTKKLKGKAKGMVVTQNIESAVRYYLSINQILADKGNPFKIAIAFSGKKVVDGIEYTEGDLNGFAEKDTRDKFDTDEYRILVVANKYLTGFDQPKLCTMYVDKKLQGVLAVQALSRLNRAADKLGKKTEDLFILDFFNQVDEIKSSFDPFYTSTSLSGATDINVLHELKGTLDDTGVYEWYEVESFVEKYFEGVDAQQLSPIIDTSADRFNQDLGLEDDEKADFKIKSKQFVKIYGQMASIMPYEVLDWEKLFWFLKFLIPKLIVKTKEDELIDELLESVDLSTYGLERTKLNHAIELDDSSTELDPQNPNPRGAHGGDEEKDMLDEIIRTFNERWFHGWDATPEDQRVKFLTLSKYIQAHPDYQSKVADNTDVQNRDLAFKKILDDVMSQQRKKELDLYKLYAKDDSFYQAFFDTMKRMMDYPDLNR; from the coding sequence ATGAGTGCGTCACAAACCAATGAACAAGCCTTAGAAGCCGCTATAGAAAAAGCTTTAACTGGAACCTGCCTGGAAGAAATGAAGGAAATGGATAATATTGTTCAAGAAGCAAAATCCATATATGGCTCTGAAAAAAATTATCACTTTGGTGTTACTAATGATTTCAATGCCAAGTACGCTATAGACGAAACCCGGTTTTGGCACTTTTTAGAAGAAACCCAAAAGGAAGAACTCGAAAAGTTACAACGCTCTGCCGACTGGAAATTAAAAATTCTGGAGCGCTATGATCGGATGGTTAAAAAATATGGCATTCTCCGTTTATTGCGAAAGGGTTTAGAAGTGGAGGATGCTCATTTAACTTTATTATATCAACTACCTATGGCCAGCAGCAGCCAAGCGGTGAAAGATAGCTTCTCTAAAAATGAGTTTAGCGTTACACGTCAGGTACGCTATAATCTGGAAAATCCCCGAGAAGAGATTGATATGGTGGTGTTTATTAATGGCCTGGCCATAGCTACCCTGGAACTCAAAAATCAGTGGACCGGGCAAAATGCCAAAGTGCACGGCATCAAACAATACAAATATGACAGAGACATCCGTCAACCCCTGCTTAATTTTGGTCGGGCCATAGTCCATTTTGCAGTAGATCCAGATGAAGTATATATGTGCACTAAACTGGATAGGAGCAAATCATTTTTTCTTCCATTCAACAAAGGACACAACAATGGTAAAGGTAATCCACCAAACCCCTTTGGTCATAAATCAAACTATCTGTGGGAAGAAGTCTTCACCAGAGAGAGTTTGGCTAACATCATTCAGCACTTCGTTCGCTTTGATGGCAAAGCCACTGATGCATTAAACAAACGAACTTTATTTTTCCCGCGCTACCACCAACTAGATGTTGTGCGTAGAATACTCAAGCATGCTTCCCAGAATGGAGTAGGGCACACCTATTTAATTCAGCATTCTGCCGGTTCCGGAAAATCTAATTCCATAACCTGGGCTGCTTATCAATTGATAGAAGCCTACCCAGAACGTGAAGAGTTACTCGGTTCAAAGGGTATGCAAAATCCCTTGTTTGATTCCGTAATTGTAGTGACTGATAGAAGGTTGTTGGATAAACAGCTTCGAGAGAATATCAAGGAATTTTCGGAAGTTAAAAACATTGTGGCACCTGCCTTGTCGTCCAAAGACTTAAAAGATAGTTTGGAACAAGGCAAAAAGATCATCATTACTACTATTCAAAAATTTCCATTCATAGTAGATGGTATTGCTGATTTAAGTGATAAACGCTTTGCTGTAATCATAGATGAGGCACATAGCTCACAAAGCGGAACAGCAGCTGGTAAAATGAACCAGGCCATGGGGCAGAATGAAGAAGAGGAGGCGGATGCTCAGGATAAAATACTGAAAGCCATGCAAGCCCGTAAAATGAAAGGCAATGCCTCCTATCTTGCTTTTACGGCAACTCCAAAAAATGCCACCTTAGAACGGTTCGGTAGTAAGCAAGAGGATGGGACGTTTAAGCCTTTCCATTTATATTCAATGAAACAGGCCATTGAGGAAGGTTTTATTCTAGATGTATTGGCAAACTATACCACCTACAAAAGCTACTATGAGATAGAAAAGTCAATAGAGGATAATCCTTTATTTGACACAAAAAAAGCTCAGAAAAAACTGCGGGCCTATGTAGAGCGAGATAAACGCACCATTGCTACTAAAGCTGAGATAATGATGGAGCATTTTATCAGTAAGGTATATAATACCAAAAAGCTCAAGGGAAAGGCAAAAGGGATGGTAGTTACTCAAAATATTGAGTCGGCAGTTCGCTACTACCTATCAATAAATCAAATTCTAGCAGACAAAGGTAATCCGTTTAAAATCGCTATAGCATTTTCAGGAAAGAAAGTAGTGGATGGCATTGAATACACAGAAGGTGATTTAAATGGTTTTGCAGAAAAAGATACCAGAGATAAATTCGATACTGACGAGTATCGCATTTTAGTGGTAGCTAATAAATACCTAACCGGGTTCGATCAACCTAAGCTATGTACTATGTATGTAGATAAGAAGCTGCAAGGTGTTTTAGCCGTTCAGGCCCTAAGTAGATTAAATCGTGCTGCGGATAAGCTAGGTAAGAAAACAGAGGACTTGTTCATATTAGACTTCTTTAATCAGGTAGACGAAATTAAATCTTCTTTCGATCCTTTTTATACCTCTACTTCACTAAGTGGAGCCACAGACATTAATGTATTACACGAATTGAAAGGTACTCTGGATGATACAGGCGTTTACGAATGGTACGAAGTAGAGTCTTTTGTAGAGAAGTATTTTGAAGGTGTAGATGCCCAGCAGCTGAGTCCTATTATAGACACTTCAGCAGATCGTTTCAATCAAGACTTGGGTTTAGAAGATGATGAAAAAGCTGATTTTAAAATCAAATCCAAGCAATTCGTAAAAATATATGGTCAAATGGCTTCTATCATGCCTTATGAGGTTTTAGATTGGGAAAAGCTTTTCTGGTTTTTGAAATTTCTAATTCCCAAACTAATTGTTAAAACCAAAGAAGATGAATTAATTGATGAACTCTTAGAATCCGTTGATTTATCTACCTATGGATTGGAGCGGACTAAACTGAACCATGCTATTGAGTTAGATGATTCATCCACGGAACTAGATCCGCAAAACCCTAATCCAAGAGGAGCTCATGGAGGTGATGAAGAAAAGGACATGCTGGATGAAATAATCAGGACATTTAATGAAAGATGGTTTCATGGCTGGGATGCAACACCAGAGGATCAGCGGGTTAAATTTCTCACTCTAAGTAAGTATATTCAGGCACACCCGGACTATCAATCAAAAGTAGCTGATAATACTGATGTTCAAAACAGAGATTTAGCCTTTAAGAAGATACTTGATGATGTAATGAGCCAGCAAAGAAAAAAAGAGTTAGACCTATATAAACTCTATGCAAAAGACGATTCTTTCTACCAAGCCTTTTTTGATACCATGAAACGAATGATGGATTACCCGGATTTGAATAGGTAA
- a CDS encoding AAA family ATPase, which translates to MEKLGIHNFKCFQEVEIPINRFTVFAGANGNGKSTAIQTLLFLRRTIEHCAKWEKNQYNYSETNNLKVDLNGSYCLAFGDSSSISNRQTEEFVTHLSLHNDIGKFQVTYEIEPLKLWLEPTAVEGSQFLRDSGLFFQEFYYLNAERIGPRISQTIQFYDYPNTGFQGEYVAQLIGDTEFSYKYQVPNDRRFEGHNSPRLEQQVNAWLDYLIPGVSISAKYDTQTGSAQVRVENHFTKGDSIIAPNIGFGISYVLPILVTGLIARKGSFMVIENPEAHLHPSAQSRIGRFLSIIASSGVKVIVETHSDHVLNGIQVAAAAALINPDNVSINFFSQNQEMTQPYVQTISINEIGELSNWPSGFFDQSQMDFRALLKYRKNHG; encoded by the coding sequence ATGGAGAAACTAGGCATACATAATTTTAAGTGTTTCCAGGAGGTTGAAATCCCTATTAATAGATTCACGGTATTTGCTGGCGCAAACGGCAATGGAAAAAGCACAGCTATTCAAACTTTACTCTTTTTGAGAAGAACAATTGAACATTGTGCAAAATGGGAAAAGAATCAATATAACTACTCTGAAACTAATAATCTTAAAGTAGATCTCAATGGCTCCTATTGTTTAGCATTTGGAGACAGTTCAAGCATAAGTAACAGACAAACAGAAGAATTCGTCACCCATCTAAGTCTTCATAATGATATAGGGAAATTTCAAGTAACCTATGAAATAGAACCATTAAAACTTTGGCTTGAACCTACAGCAGTAGAAGGAAGCCAATTCTTAAGAGATTCAGGTCTATTCTTTCAAGAATTCTATTATTTGAATGCTGAAAGAATTGGTCCGCGCATCAGTCAAACTATCCAGTTTTATGATTATCCAAATACTGGTTTTCAAGGTGAATATGTTGCACAGTTAATTGGTGATACTGAGTTTTCTTACAAGTATCAAGTTCCTAATGATAGGAGGTTTGAAGGTCATAATAGTCCACGCCTTGAACAGCAAGTAAATGCTTGGCTAGATTACCTCATACCTGGGGTTTCAATATCAGCCAAATACGATACACAAACAGGATCTGCTCAAGTTAGAGTTGAGAATCACTTTACAAAGGGCGATTCCATTATTGCTCCAAACATAGGATTCGGAATTAGTTATGTGCTACCCATTTTGGTAACTGGTTTGATCGCTAGGAAGGGCAGCTTTATGGTAATTGAAAATCCAGAGGCTCATTTACATCCGTCAGCACAGTCAAGAATTGGAAGGTTCTTGTCAATCATAGCCTCTTCAGGTGTCAAGGTAATTGTTGAAACACATAGTGATCATGTTCTAAATGGCATTCAGGTTGCAGCAGCAGCAGCCCTAATAAATCCTGATAATGTTAGCATAAATTTTTTTAGTCAAAATCAAGAAATGACTCAGCCCTATGTGCAAACAATATCAATCAATGAAATTGGAGAATTATCTAATTGGCCTTCTGGATTTTTTGATCAAAGCCAAATGGATTTTAGAGCACTTCTTAAATATCGAAAAAATCATGGCTAA
- a CDS encoding DUF262 domain-containing protein, translating into MKIEFKTGENEFVLLTVFRLNTDQDQFELMNVENESWMKLILEDNSFIIQEQDNRISETEEDIRTKLDQLVLQVIEAEQSGTDINATDYTETIQPFDPEDIKVHAKQFSLRLISDMIDDNDIDLSPDFQRNLVWNNFQKSRLIESILLRIPLPMFYFSEDDEGRITIVDGLQRISTIKDFMDNKFRLRNLEYLNDSCDGRYFKDEGTKKGLDPKYLRWFNQTQFSVNVIDPSSPAKVKYDIFRRINTGGKPLNNQEIRNCLAGTGLRDTLRRMTELEEFQSATDYSIRSTRMEDQEVALRFILFQRYFEQNNMQDYNGAMDNALDSLTEDLYKSPQSELEHFVDLFKTAMDNAKYLLGQRYAFRKIRRGDIEPDAYKQLINKALFVSLSVLLSSYDHELIRSKNEELQLLVPLASAIEDDHEFLNYLSYGTNGRSNLLYVFEKVQNLIVENLTLV; encoded by the coding sequence ATGAAAATAGAATTCAAAACCGGAGAAAATGAATTTGTGCTGCTTACTGTGTTTCGATTAAACACAGACCAGGATCAGTTCGAATTAATGAATGTCGAAAATGAGTCATGGATGAAATTGATTTTAGAGGATAATTCTTTTATTATTCAAGAACAGGATAATCGTATCTCAGAAACTGAGGAGGATATTCGCACTAAACTGGACCAATTAGTACTTCAGGTAATTGAAGCAGAACAGTCAGGTACTGATATCAATGCAACTGATTATACGGAAACCATTCAGCCTTTTGACCCTGAAGACATAAAAGTGCATGCAAAACAGTTTAGTCTTAGGCTTATATCTGATATGATAGATGATAATGATATTGATCTGTCTCCTGATTTTCAAAGAAATCTGGTCTGGAATAACTTTCAAAAGTCAAGATTAATTGAATCAATTCTCTTAAGAATTCCATTGCCCATGTTCTATTTTTCGGAAGATGACGAGGGTAGAATTACCATTGTAGATGGCCTTCAGCGGATTTCCACCATCAAAGATTTCATGGACAATAAATTTCGATTAAGAAATTTGGAATATTTAAATGATAGTTGTGATGGCCGTTACTTCAAGGATGAAGGAACGAAGAAAGGACTCGACCCTAAATATTTGCGCTGGTTTAATCAAACGCAATTTTCTGTTAATGTCATTGACCCCTCTTCTCCTGCAAAAGTGAAGTATGACATTTTTAGAAGGATTAACACTGGCGGCAAACCATTAAACAATCAGGAAATAAGAAATTGTTTGGCAGGAACCGGGCTAAGGGATACCTTGAGAAGAATGACTGAGTTAGAAGAATTTCAATCTGCTACAGACTATAGCATTAGATCCACTCGAATGGAGGATCAGGAAGTAGCACTTCGTTTCATCTTATTCCAAAGGTATTTCGAGCAAAACAATATGCAGGATTATAATGGAGCAATGGATAATGCGCTAGACTCTTTGACAGAGGATTTGTACAAAAGCCCTCAATCCGAATTAGAACATTTTGTGGATTTATTTAAAACAGCCATGGATAATGCAAAATACTTATTGGGACAAAGGTATGCCTTCCGGAAAATTAGAAGGGGCGATATTGAGCCAGACGCTTACAAACAACTCATTAATAAAGCATTATTCGTTTCACTTTCGGTGTTGCTTTCTTCCTACGACCATGAACTAATACGGTCAAAAAATGAAGAACTACAGCTATTAGTGCCACTGGCAAGTGCAATTGAAGATGATCATGAATTTCTTAATTACTTATCTTATGGTACAAATGGGAGAAGTAACCTTCTTTATGTTTTTGAAAAAGTTCAAAACTTAATTGTCGAAAACTTAACATTAGTATAA
- a CDS encoding restriction endonuclease subunit S: MSQGIQINIKKYPAYKDSGVEWLGKIPECWEPKRVKSLFRLIIEPAPKNNNEELLSVYTDIGVKPRKDLEERGNKASTTDGYWRVRKGDVIVNKLLAWMGAIGVSDYDGVTSPAYDILRARKEVNGRFFHYMFRMPSCVSELKRHSRGIMDMRLRLYFDKFGDVVVPFPSLPEQTAIANFLDDKTAKIDQAIAQKEKMIALLKERKQIIIQNAVTKGLDPKVKLRDSGVEWIGEIPEHWEVKKLFGVCHFVRGNSTFSKEELLGKGEYVALQYGKAYKVTEVDEKYEFYVNNEFYKASQVVNHGDTIFISTSETIEDLGHTVFYNRNDLGLLGGEQMLLKPKSETVNSKYLHFSSKVFSKELRKYATGIKVFRFNINDLKTIYTPIPPIDEQNVIVQHIELQLNKIEQAMLHQQAQIEKLKEYKATLIDSAVMGKIKVSF, from the coding sequence ATGAGCCAAGGCATTCAGATAAACATTAAAAAATATCCAGCCTACAAAGATTCTGGAGTAGAGTGGTTAGGCAAAATTCCCGAGTGCTGGGAACCAAAAAGAGTCAAGTCACTTTTTAGACTCATCATTGAGCCAGCTCCCAAAAACAATAACGAAGAATTACTCTCTGTTTACACAGATATTGGAGTTAAGCCCCGTAAGGACCTTGAAGAGAGAGGCAATAAAGCATCTACAACTGATGGTTATTGGAGAGTAAGAAAGGGTGATGTAATTGTGAATAAGTTGCTAGCATGGATGGGAGCGATAGGGGTATCAGATTATGATGGTGTTACAAGTCCTGCTTACGATATACTAAGAGCTAGAAAGGAAGTAAACGGAAGGTTTTTTCATTATATGTTCAGAATGCCAAGCTGCGTGTCAGAACTTAAAAGGCATTCTAGAGGCATAATGGATATGAGATTACGTCTATATTTTGATAAGTTCGGAGATGTTGTAGTTCCGTTTCCTTCCCTCCCCGAACAAACCGCCATCGCCAATTTCCTAGACGACAAAACCGCCAAAATAGACCAGGCCATTGCCCAAAAAGAAAAGATGATTGCCCTGCTCAAAGAACGCAAGCAAATCATCATTCAAAATGCAGTGACCAAAGGTTTAGACCCCAAAGTAAAACTCAGAGACTCTGGCGTGGAATGGATTGGGGAAATACCGGAGCATTGGGAGGTGAAGAAATTATTTGGTGTATGTCACTTCGTTAGAGGCAATTCAACTTTTAGTAAAGAGGAATTATTAGGTAAAGGTGAATATGTTGCTTTACAATACGGGAAAGCATATAAAGTTACTGAGGTTGATGAAAAATATGAATTCTATGTCAACAATGAATTTTATAAAGCTTCACAAGTTGTAAATCATGGTGATACTATTTTTATTTCAACATCTGAGACAATTGAAGATTTAGGTCATACGGTTTTTTACAATAGGAATGATTTGGGATTATTAGGTGGCGAACAGATGCTACTAAAACCAAAAAGCGAAACAGTAAATAGTAAATATTTGCATTTTTCATCAAAGGTCTTTTCTAAAGAATTAAGAAAGTATGCTACAGGGATTAAGGTATTTAGATTTAATATTAATGACTTAAAAACTATATATACACCTATACCACCAATAGATGAACAAAATGTAATTGTTCAGCACATAGAATTGCAATTAAATAAAATAGAACAAGCGATGTTACACCAACAAGCCCAAATAGAAAAACTCAAAGAATATAAAGCTACCTTGATAGATAGTGCTGTAATGGGGAAGATAAAAGTTAGTTTTTAA
- a CDS encoding restriction endonuclease subunit S yields the protein MDYVFLDTSAWINFACGKNHESKFDYTTSNRDNLEGLIALKESNSFILLKNEIIDLEFKEATIEPLIKAYQDNIIQHFKSILGSKIIPHCKTDETRSVFRNALLQVEEFGIPFRELSESFNLRVKTLYESAKPINVSENLKQKALNFGITKDHVLFKSRQNNINDYLILYSIQEWIESNDQLKILDETTRDHTVYFVTKNVKDFGISKDGFDPNLGLSQLIVPIYDLGNLVSLLKAKKNEPELSVNFPLRDDSEFVTDAHTISPIDKTVDTLEKLIRLKREFFISYLKNSTSALEHDSKLKYLIDFVEPQFKNIADSGHYILRSQNLKNYQMNVNDLIQSANKQQTSLSQKGDILIISFGSRMGEHALNNLDTKVEVHQSVYVLRVNQSKLIPEYLDYLFRYQRFGTDGAVIPRLSLPQLKNLKIKLPTLDQQESLVSRFRQKEREIAQDIALIKRKIQMILA from the coding sequence ATGGATTATGTATTCCTAGATACAAGTGCGTGGATTAATTTTGCTTGTGGGAAAAATCATGAGTCAAAATTTGATTACACCACGTCTAATCGTGATAATTTGGAAGGTTTAATTGCCTTGAAAGAGTCTAATAGTTTCATTCTTCTTAAGAACGAGATTATTGATTTGGAATTTAAAGAAGCAACCATTGAGCCCCTTATCAAAGCTTATCAAGATAATATTATACAGCATTTTAAATCAATTTTGGGATCAAAAATAATTCCGCACTGCAAGACTGATGAAACCCGTTCGGTGTTTAGAAATGCTTTGCTTCAGGTCGAAGAATTTGGTATTCCTTTTAGAGAGCTGAGTGAAAGCTTTAACCTTAGAGTAAAAACTCTATATGAATCAGCAAAACCCATAAATGTATCCGAAAACTTAAAACAAAAAGCCCTCAATTTTGGGATTACTAAGGATCATGTATTGTTTAAAAGTAGGCAAAACAACATTAACGATTACCTGATTTTATATTCAATACAAGAATGGATTGAATCCAATGATCAATTGAAAATATTAGATGAAACCACCCGGGATCATACAGTATACTTTGTAACGAAGAATGTGAAAGATTTTGGGATTAGCAAAGACGGTTTTGATCCAAATCTAGGACTCTCACAACTCATTGTTCCAATATATGACTTGGGGAATCTGGTAAGCTTGCTTAAGGCCAAAAAGAATGAGCCAGAGTTATCTGTAAATTTTCCACTGCGAGATGATTCAGAATTTGTTACGGATGCTCACACTATCTCTCCAATAGATAAGACTGTAGACACACTGGAAAAATTGATACGATTAAAAAGAGAATTCTTTATTTCTTACTTGAAAAACTCGACAAGTGCATTAGAACACGATTCCAAACTGAAATATCTCATAGATTTTGTTGAACCTCAGTTTAAAAATATAGCTGATTCAGGACATTATATTTTACGTTCGCAGAATCTGAAGAACTATCAAATGAATGTCAATGATTTGATTCAATCAGCAAACAAACAGCAAACTTCTCTTTCTCAAAAAGGAGATATTTTGATCATTTCTTTTGGCTCTAGAATGGGAGAGCATGCCTTAAATAATTTGGATACGAAAGTTGAAGTTCACCAAAGTGTCTACGTTTTAAGGGTGAATCAGAGTAAATTGATTCCAGAATATTTAGATTATCTCTTTAGATACCAGCGGTTTGGGACAGATGGAGCAGTTATTCCTCGACTGAGTTTACCACAACTTAAAAACTTAAAAATTAAACTTCCTACCTTAGATCAGCAAGAGAGCTTAGTCAGTCGCTTTAGGCAGAAGGAAAGAGAAATAGCGCAAGATATTGCTCTAATAAAACGGAAAATTCAAATGATCCTTGCATGA
- a CDS encoding type I restriction-modification system subunit M: MNQSVHNRLISFIWSIADDCLRDVYVRGKYRDVILPMVVLRRLDALLEPTKEAVMEELAFQRDEAGFTEWDETGLRDASGYVFYNTSEWTLQRLYDTATNSQQILQANFEDYLNGFSPNVKEIIEKFKLKSQIRHMATKDVLLDVLEKFTSPHINLTPFEKEDPEGRKLPPLSNLGMGYVFEELIRKFNEENNEEAGEHFTPREVIDLMTHIVFDPIKDQLPPVMTIYDPACGSGGMLTESQNFIKDEEGAIRAMGDVYLYGKEINDETYAICKSDMMIKGNNPENIRVGSTLSTDEFSGHTFDFMLSNPPYGKSWSSEVKYIKDGKDIIDPRFQITLKDYWGNAEEVDATSRSSDGQLLFLMEMVNKMKPTSQSIIGSRIASVHNGSSLFTGDAGSGESNIRRYIIENDLLDCIIQLPNNLFYNTGITTYIWLLHNSKEAKRKGKVLLIDASQRYAKLRKNLGNKNCELTPSHIKEIQQANTNFEPIERQAEDGLAAKVFNNSDFGYYKVTIDRPARLKAQFTRERIAELRFDKTLKEPMQWAYENYGEKVYSDLKSIEKELLEWCEKNDLDMNAKKRKTLTATATWKKQKELLETAQQLMQAIGTDEYNDFNVFTNLVDDELKARKIKLSASEKNAILQTVSWYDETAEKVIKKTQKLNGDKLDQLLQHLDCTIAQLPDYGYYPSGKKDEYIIYDNQTDLRDSESVPLAENIHEYFLREVKPHVEEAWIDLDKTKIGYEISFNKYFYQHKPLRSLEEVSAEIIELEKLAENMIQDILGV; this comes from the coding sequence ATGAATCAATCAGTACACAATAGATTAATAAGTTTTATCTGGTCCATTGCGGACGACTGCTTAAGAGATGTTTATGTAAGAGGTAAGTACAGAGATGTGATTTTGCCTATGGTGGTTTTGCGCAGGCTGGATGCTTTGCTAGAACCCACCAAAGAAGCAGTGATGGAAGAGCTTGCTTTTCAGCGAGATGAGGCCGGTTTTACCGAATGGGATGAGACGGGGCTGAGAGATGCTAGTGGGTACGTGTTTTATAATACCAGTGAATGGACACTGCAGCGTTTGTATGACACAGCCACTAATAGTCAACAGATTCTCCAGGCTAACTTTGAGGATTACCTCAATGGCTTTAGCCCTAATGTCAAAGAGATTATAGAGAAGTTTAAACTCAAGAGTCAAATCCGACACATGGCTACCAAAGATGTGCTATTGGATGTGTTGGAGAAATTTACCTCACCACACATTAACCTGACTCCCTTTGAAAAGGAAGACCCTGAAGGTAGAAAACTACCACCACTTTCTAATTTAGGAATGGGGTATGTGTTTGAGGAACTGATTCGAAAATTTAACGAAGAGAATAACGAAGAGGCTGGCGAGCACTTTACGCCACGTGAGGTAATTGACTTAATGACGCATATTGTTTTTGATCCTATCAAAGATCAATTACCGCCGGTTATGACAATTTACGACCCAGCTTGTGGCTCGGGAGGAATGCTTACCGAATCTCAGAATTTTATCAAAGATGAGGAAGGAGCCATTCGTGCCATGGGTGATGTCTACCTATACGGCAAGGAAATTAATGATGAAACCTATGCCATTTGTAAGTCTGACATGATGATCAAGGGGAACAACCCCGAAAATATCAGAGTTGGTTCTACGCTATCTACAGACGAGTTTTCAGGCCATACGTTTGATTTTATGCTGTCTAACCCTCCATATGGAAAGTCATGGAGCAGTGAGGTGAAATACATCAAAGATGGTAAAGATATTATTGACCCCCGTTTTCAAATTACCCTAAAAGATTATTGGGGCAATGCGGAAGAGGTGGATGCTACTTCTCGTTCTTCTGACGGGCAATTACTCTTTTTGATGGAGATGGTGAATAAAATGAAGCCGACAAGTCAAAGTATTATAGGCTCTAGAATTGCTTCGGTACATAATGGTTCTAGTTTGTTTACGGGTGATGCAGGCAGTGGTGAAAGCAATATCAGAAGATACATTATAGAAAATGATTTGTTAGACTGTATTATACAGCTTCCCAATAACCTTTTTTACAATACAGGCATTACCACGTATATCTGGTTATTGCACAACAGCAAAGAAGCGAAGCGAAAAGGGAAAGTATTACTGATTGATGCCTCGCAACGATATGCCAAACTGCGCAAGAACCTGGGTAACAAGAACTGCGAACTGACACCTTCTCATATCAAAGAAATTCAACAGGCAAATACCAATTTTGAGCCTATTGAACGACAAGCAGAGGATGGTTTGGCTGCCAAAGTATTTAACAACTCCGATTTTGGTTATTACAAAGTAACCATTGACAGGCCTGCCAGGCTAAAAGCTCAATTTACGAGGGAACGCATTGCGGAATTGCGCTTTGATAAAACCTTAAAAGAACCCATGCAATGGGCCTATGAAAATTATGGTGAAAAAGTATATTCAGATTTGAAATCTATTGAAAAAGAACTTTTGGAGTGGTGTGAGAAAAACGACCTGGATATGAACGCCAAAAAGCGTAAAACACTTACGGCCACTGCCACATGGAAAAAGCAAAAAGAGCTATTGGAAACTGCCCAGCAGTTAATGCAGGCTATTGGCACCGATGAATACAATGATTTTAATGTGTTTACCAACTTAGTAGATGATGAACTAAAGGCGAGAAAAATTAAACTATCAGCCTCTGAGAAGAATGCCATCCTGCAAACCGTGAGCTGGTATGATGAAACAGCCGAAAAGGTGATTAAGAAAACCCAGAAGCTCAATGGTGATAAGCTTGACCAACTCTTGCAGCATTTGGATTGCACCATAGCACAACTACCCGATTACGGCTACTACCCAAGTGGTAAAAAAGACGAATACATCATTTACGATAACCAAACCGACCTGCGTGACAGTGAAAGTGTGCCTTTGGCCGAAAACATTCACGAGTATTTCCTGCGAGAAGTAAAACCACATGTGGAAGAAGCCTGGATTGATTTGGACAAAACCAAAATTGGATATGAAATCAGTTTTAACAAGTATTTCTACCAACACAAGCCATTGCGAAGCTTGGAGGAAGTGAGTGCAGAAATCATTGAACTTGAAAAACTAGCCGAAAATATGATACAGGATATACTTGGGGTGTAA